TATGCCTTCGCCCTCTGGTTTTCCCTGCCTGGGCACCGCCTGCGTGGGGTGATCCTGGGGGTGCTGGCGGGCAGCCTGCTCAGTTTCACCTGCGAGGCACTGCAACAACTGCTGCCAAGCCGCATCGCTTCCAACCTGGATCTGCTGGTGAACGTCCTGGGCGTCCTGCTGGGTGCCCTGCTGGCCATCCACCACCGCCGCTGGCTGCGCGCCTTCAGCGCCATGAAGCGCTGGCGCGGCAACTGGTTCCGGTCGGGCCCCGCCACGAATCTGGGCCTGGGTCTGCTCGCCCTCTGGCTGCTGGCCCAGTTCGCCCTGGTCCCCATTTCCGGCATCGGCTGGCTGCAGTTGCACCTGCGTCCCCTGGACAGCCCACCCACCGACCTGGCCGGCATCAATACGGCCTGGCTGCTGGCACTGTTTGTCGAAATGGTTGCCCTGGGTGCTTTCAGCGGTTGCCTGCTGCGCCCTGGCCGCTACGTGGGCGGCCTCACCCTGCTGTTTTTCGCTGCCTTTTTCTCTAAGCTGCTGGTGGCCACGGTTCTGCTGAAGCTCTCGGTCGCTGGAGGGATTCTGTCCCTGGAAACCCTGGCCGCCTTCATCCTGGCCCTGTGGCTGTTGCTGCTGCCGGATATCTCCCGTGACCGGGTGGTGGTGGCCATGGTGGGCATGGTCTTGATCATGATCACCCGCCTGATCCTGGCCGAGTTTTTTTTCCCCCGCACCAGCGCTCTTAACGTCGTGGGACTGGCAAAACACGTTG
This window of the Thiobacillus sp. genome carries:
- a CDS encoding VanZ family protein produces the protein MNRAPPTINQAGHGPLQAFLLVYGLLILTGSLYPFSGWEAQTGSLFSFLTAPWPRYFTRTDLATNLLSYAPLGYAFALWFSLPGHRLRGVILGVLAGSLLSFTCEALQQLLPSRIASNLDLLVNVLGVLLGALLAIHHRRWLRAFSAMKRWRGNWFRSGPATNLGLGLLALWLLAQFALVPISGIGWLQLHLRPLDSPPTDLAGINTAWLLALFVEMVALGAFSGCLLRPGRYVGGLTLLFFAAFFSKLLVATVLLKLSVAGGILSLETLAAFILALWLLLLPDISRDRVVVAMVGMVLIMITRLILAEFFFPRTSALNVVGLAKHVAALWPVLCVMWLVSYRQFFVHTAKYRQ